DNA sequence from the Malus sylvestris chromosome 10, drMalSylv7.2, whole genome shotgun sequence genome:
ACTGGGGCAGTGTACTATGTCGGCCAGTTCTAGCCCACCAATGACTCTGCATTGGATGTGCGGAAGTACCAGCGTCATGATGCTGAAGTACACTCTCTCGGTGGAAAGGTGCCGACGTAGAAGCACCCATATTAGACTGTGAACGATCATCATAGTGTTGAGCCCAAAGATCTTCAAATTTCAGTTGATTATCTAGAAAGTTGGTTGGATTCCAATCAGCAGAATGTTGCTCAGTAGCTTCAAATGGTTCTTCTGGAATGTCCCCGGTGTAACTTGCCGTATGGTGTGGCCGAGAGGTGTAATACCAATCAAGGAGATAGGGGTGATTCTTTTGATCTGCGTCAATTAACCACAGTGACCCCATGTGATAGCCAGTTCCAGGGGTTGGCCTTTCCCGTGATAAAAAGTTCCTGTCGCCAAAGCCTCTTGGAGGAGAATATGTGTGTCTAGTTCCTTGTCCCTGCAACTTTTGCTCCTGGAAAGTTCTCAGCTGTTTTAGAAACAGACGTCCTTGAGTATTTGGGTCCCATGATGGATAGTTACTCTTGAAGCTGCCACAAAAATTGGATAGCTCATAAGATTTGAGATGTGGAAAGGAATTTATCCGGGGCATGCCGAATTAGCATAGTCCTAGTAATATTGcattttttttacaactactTAATTGCTGCTTACAGGAATCTTATGAGTAATGGTTGTGATCATACCTCAAAAACGATTTCTCCATTTTCCCCTGAGAACTCCTCTGGGAGCGAGGTACATTGTAAGGAGACCCGTAATTGCTATTACCATGTCTTGGGAAGTCGAAGGCACTAAAACTGCCAAGGAATCAGGGCAGTCAAATTTCGTATTCTTGTTAATAGAGTATATAGTGCCAGAGTACAGATTAAAAGACGGTGACAACAATGATTGATGAAGAATACCGACCTACACACATGACCAACACCTTCAACATCTACCGTGAAGTCTGCAATAAACTGTAATATGTCATCCACCCTCtgcaaaataaaacacaaaaatacATTAAAACAAGAAACTGCAAATTGTGAGATTAGCAATTACAATAGAAACAGACCTTCGGGACGACAAATATAAGTAAATATGGAGCAAGGAAGATTGAGGCCATCTCCTCAAGTAACATCATTCCAGTATACTGCATTTAGAAAAACGAAATAGCATGAGCAGCAGCATAATTTGTGTATTAATCATAACATGTAATAATAAgctgttttgttaaaacttaaaagcaaaattattttcaaaaactggATTGTAAGTAAggtagttttagtttgtacttttacaatttttttctttttaccctttttgccttctcactttatatatataaatatatatataagggtaAACTTGGAATttcataaaatatattttgacaTTGGGTGTGGAAAGAGATTAACGGTGCGTTTGTTTGGCGTACAAGCTTTCACTGGACTGTACCGGAGTAAGTGTTAGTGTAGTTCCGTGTTTGTTACTCGCATAAACTAGCTTTAATGAAACTAGGAGGAACTCGCCTCAACTAAACACATTCCTAGTCGGTCTTAGCGAGGCCCCCAAAACTGAGTAGACTGCTAAGACAATCTCTGTTCCCTTTTGCCCCTCCCATATCCTTCTTCCTCACTTCGCCCTTCTCCACTTCGCCATCTTTCCCCTCCCAGAAATATATTAGTTGTGAACAATCAAATATTTACTGGGACGTATCTATATAGACTCAACCACGCATGTGATGCAGAAATGGCCCTACTAAGTATCTGTTTCACCAAAGGGAAATAGAAATACAGAATGGGACGTACTATGTATGTGATGCATAAATTCAATTGGCATGCCCATGATTATTTCCCATAATCAATCTCAGTATAAAACTGACAAGAGGAAATGAAATGTCCCAGAATAACCTGAAACAGGGTTTCAAACTCTACTCGAACCCTTTCAGTAGTCTCTTTGCCACGCCATGTCTTCGGCATATAATGTGTATATTGTACCACCATAGACATTGCCCCCTCTGGATCAAGGACCAGCAGCTCATCGGTAATGGCAGCCCTGCCGATAGCTGTTATAGTTCCAAAAACAGCAGCATACCAGAACAAGTTGCGTCCAAATATCTACATGATTCAGAAATATTGTAGAaacaaaataacttaaaaattagcATCAATATGCATACAGACAGTCTGATATAGCATTGCGTTACAAGTAAGAATATCTTACATGGCCCTCTAGCAGAGATTCCTCCAGAAATGCGATGATGATTAGAATAGCAGCAAAGCCCCCAGAAACAAAAGAGATGAATTTCGCTACTATAGATATAATAGGAGACGGAAATTGCTTCAAATAATCAGAAGCATGCACTACACTGCTAGTGATTCGGTGTTTAAACAAATGGTCCACCTGCCATTCACCATGCCGGTCGTACAATTAATACAAAAGAGAAAAGTACAAAACACCGTACTATTATAGACATTGTCAACAAAAACCAAGAAGGGAGGGGAAGATTGATTTTCCTAAGTCAGTATATTACTTGGACCTTAAATGACAACTTTTGACTAACAAATTTTTCCATAGCATAAGTACCAGACATGGGAAAAGGAGCGTGTCGAACTTGAGAGGAACAAAAATATTACCTCATTAAATTCCCTAAACATCCACCTTGACAAATTTGACCACCTTCGAGATGATGCTGTGCTTGGATGGTTATAAAACTGTTCTGCATGCCTCAGGAAGAGATATACCAGCATGAATATGACAAGAAATGGCGAAAGGAGAAGCATTACAAACCCAACTACCATAAGTCTTTTCTTTAATGTTCTTGGATTAGATATAAAGTCCCTTGTAACACAGAAATTTCTGCAGAAAGAGTACACATTGTCAGAAAAGAATATTATAACAGAAAACACAGGACACATAAAATTCTCCAGGGTGCATCTGTTTGAAAAAGAATATTACACACTTCATCTAAAAGGAAATACACAATACAAGACAATGATACAAGAATGAAAAATTATCAACCAAGCCATACTCTACCCATTAGTCCTTGAAGCATGGCCACTCAAACCAATAAAACCTCCTACCAAAGATTCTAGTGTAGATCAAATAGGTCCCAGtttatcatttttttctctATATTGTGCATAGATCTATAAGTACACCAAGTATATTAGAAACTAAAAGCAATTAAAATATTCAACAAAGTTTGACCAAGAGTCAACTCAACCCAATACTTTCTTGCCAGACATGGATGATCATATTGAGAGATATAGCttctaaattttagttttattttgaagAAATGCATTATAGCTTTGCTCCTAGCATCTATAGGATAAATATTCACTGTAGCTAATGAAAATTCCAAgtacaaaaacaagaaagaagGCATCATAATGTATTCATTCCAGATAATCGTAAATATATATAGGTCATATGCCACTTGGATATAAGATCAAGACTCCAAGTGAAATCGAGATGTACAAATGTATTGCAAGATGTTTGTACTAAGATTCACCCTACCGATCAAACATGCTCTGCAGAATGCACCAATTTAAGGTCCACTCAAGGGTTTTTGTCAGTATTAATCGTTCTTGCTTTCCATCTGAGCCAAACTTGACAGTTGGACCAGCACCTGGAACCCACTGTGAAATAGGGAAAGCAAGAATCCCCTTGTTAAGCATTCCAATCAAGTAGTTCTCCTTCCGCATCAATCGCATAACCACATCATGAGCAGAAAGATCTTTGACCACACAGAGCGGCTGCGACCTTTGTAGCTGAACAACCTTTTCAAGAATTGATGCCCATGGCATGGTCTGAATTTCATTGTCTGTGACATGGAGACTGCAATAAGACAACCAAAATCACTATTCTTTACTAATAAAGGCATAGGTTCTGTAAAAAACAACAGGCATTGCTTAAAACGCATTAAATCTTTTGAGGTCAAACTATTCAGACATACCTGCTGTGATAGAAGTGACGGACACCCAAAGTATCCCTTAACTGAGAGAAAAACCTCAAAAAACAGAAGACCAAATAAATGGAAAATATGCCCAAATATCCAACAATGATGGCTTTGGAAAGAGTTAGAGGGGTTAATGGGTGCTGATGAAGGGCTTCCTTAGCAAGGTCACAGGGCTTAATTCCAGATTCGAATGCATCCATCCCACATTTTGCATTACGAAGACCATTCCAATCAACTTTTAATAAGAAGAATCCTGAGAACAATATAGTGAAGCCCAAGCTTAGAAGTTCAACTATCCACTTTATAATAATACACCAAAGTCCTTTCTCACAGTAGTAGCTGTAGAGCCTTTCAAAGAACAGGTCCAAATCAGCAATTGGTTCAACATTTATACTCTCACCATTAAGAAGCCCTGAAGGGCTCTCACTGCCAGGACTCGGTGCCCTACCATATTCAGATAATTCAACCTCAGGAG
Encoded proteins:
- the LOC126584734 gene encoding autophagy-related protein 9-like, coding for MMLGRLKGVTSGILKWKGDSSLTSALLRDVAPEVELSEYGRAPSPGSESPSGLLNGESINVEPIADLDLFFERLYSYYCEKGLWCIIIKWIVELLSLGFTILFSGFFLLKVDWNGLRNAKCGMDAFESGIKPCDLAKEALHQHPLTPLTLSKAIIVGYLGIFSIYLVFCFLRFFSQLRDTLGVRHFYHSSLHVTDNEIQTMPWASILEKVVQLQRSQPLCVVKDLSAHDVVMRLMRKENYLIGMLNKGILAFPISQWVPGAGPTVKFGSDGKQERLILTKTLEWTLNWCILQSMFDRNFCVTRDFISNPRTLKKRLMVVGFVMLLLSPFLVIFMLVYLFLRHAEQFYNHPSTASSRRWSNLSRWMFREFNEVDHLFKHRITSSVVHASDYLKQFPSPIISIVAKFISFVSGGFAAILIIIAFLEESLLEGHIFGRNLFWYAAVFGTITAIGRAAITDELLVLDPEGAMSMVVQYTHYMPKTWRGKETTERVRVEFETLFQYTGMMLLEEMASIFLAPYLLIFVVPKRVDDILQFIADFTVDVEGVGHVCSFSAFDFPRHGNSNYGSPYNVPRSQRSSQGKMEKSFLSFKSNYPSWDPNTQGRLFLKQLRTFQEQKLQGQGTRHTYSPPRGFGDRNFLSRERPTPGTGYHMGSLWLIDADQKNHPYLLDWYYTSRPHHTASYTGDIPEEPFEATEQHSADWNPTNFLDNQLKFEDLWAQHYDDRSQSNMGASTSAPFHRESVLQHHDAGTSAHPMQSHWWARTGRHSTLPQSSFLEPPDFAQHGRQPQSSFLDPPNFMRQPSDDYHGNFSERSFKEREQEELEQEQEQRLDWRNDQSLSRTRYVDELDLEAGEFDLHFDDVYSTRPPETPEIKP